Part of the Paenibacillus sp. FSL R7-0273 genome is shown below.
GACAACAAAACCTACATTGATATGATCTGCATGGCCCTGGATGAAACACTGATCAACTACGGGACCAATTTTGTATTTTACGACAACTTCGGCAGCCTGAGCCTGCGGAACATCACCGGGATGCGTTTCCCGCTGGTCATTGGCGATGACAGCCTAATGACGGATTACGCTTATACCCGCAGCATTGATGATGAGACCTATAATCAGATTGTGCTGTACAAGGATAATAAGGAAACGGGCAAGCGGGAGACTTATGTAACCAAAGACAGTAACTCAATTAAAAAGTGGGGACTGCTGCAGCTCTATGAGAGCGTGGATGAAAACCTGAACCAGGCTCAGATTAATGAGCAGCTGACGCAATTGCTGTTTCTACGGAATCGCGAATCCCGGTCACTCTCCGTTGAAGCTCTGGGCGATTACCGGCTGCGCGCCGGCTATTATATCAATTTGTATATAAAGAAAATGGGTATTAATAAATTCTTCCTGGTCGATAGTTGTGTCCACAAGAAGTCGGATAGAGTGCATACTATGGAGCTGGAGCTGAGGCTGGTGTAAATATGCTGGAAGCCATTAAGCAAGCGGCGTTGGGCGCAATCGATGCGACCGGGCCGGTCATGGTACAGATGGGAAGAGTCGTAAGCGTAAATCCTCTCAAGGTGATAGTCGATAATCGGCTGGAGCTGACAGAGGATTTTTTAATTATCCCAGAATCGCTGACGGAGTTAAAGGTAAACCTCCGGCACACCCACACGTCCGGCAGCGGAACGACGGGCGAAGCACTGACCAGTCCCATTATCTTACGAAAAGCACTGGCTGCCGATGATAAGCTCCTGCTGCTCCGGATGCAGGGTGGACAGCGTTA
Proteins encoded:
- a CDS encoding DUF2577 domain-containing protein — translated: MLEAIKQAALGAIDATGPVMVQMGRVVSVNPLKVIVDNRLELTEDFLIIPESLTELKVNLRHTHTSGSGTTGEALTSPIILRKALAADDKLLLLRMQGGQRYIILDRVVSG
- a CDS encoding XkdQ/YqbQ family protein, translating into MELLIDNKDGNIWDVSEIVSDLTWSTYRIGKPASLEFTIIDRGIYQDKGFKINDGDVVRYTDEGQKIFYGYIFKINDGKTEEIEILAYDQIRYLINSGSYVFTKQTATQVIQKIAKDMQLQTGTLENSGYIIPAQIRDNKTYIDMICMALDETLINYGTNFVFYDNFGSLSLRNITGMRFPLVIGDDSLMTDYAYTRSIDDETYNQIVLYKDNKETGKRETYVTKDSNSIKKWGLLQLYESVDENLNQAQINEQLTQLLFLRNRESRSLSVEALGDYRLRAGYYINLYIKKMGINKFFLVDSCVHKKSDRVHTMELELRLV